Genomic DNA from Streptomyces venezuelae:
TCCTCGCTCGCTTCCGGGCCCACGGCCACCGCCCTGAAGAGCTACGTCAAACACGTCAGGACCGCCTCACGCGCGCCCCTCGACCCGGCCCGCTTCGTGTCGCCGGTCAGCGTCGTGCGGTACGCCGACATCCTCGACGACACCGCCGTACCGCCCGCCGACCTCAACCCCGCCGCGCGGAGCGTCGCCTTCAACGCCATGGACAGGACGGTGCACCGGCGGCCGGGATACGCCTTCGCGCTCGCGCGGAGCTCGGACCGCGTCAGCAAGTACGAGTACATGAACGGCGAGAACCTCATGCCGTGGTTCCAGGGCGACGGCGCGTACTACCTGTACCTGTCGGGGCAGGACCAGAGCCGGGCGTACGGGGTCGACCACTACACGACGGTCTCGCCGTACGGTCTCGCGGGAGTCACCGCTCCAGTCGAACAGCGCCGCACGGTCCCGGAGTTGTACGGAAAGCCGTACTACGACAACCCCGGACACCCCCTCGGCTTCACCCCGTCGTCCGAGTCGCAGAACAAGTACGTCTACTTCCCGCGCGGCACCAACCGGTTCTCCGGCGGCGCCGTCCTGGGGGCGTACGGCGCGGCGGGAATGGTGCAGTCGAGCGACGTGGCGTACCGCGACCGGGCACTGCTGCCCGACGACTTCGTCGTGCACCGGGCGGCGACGGCGACCAAGTCGTGGTTCCTGTTCGACGACGAGATCGTGGTGCTCGCCGCCGACGTGGGAGACGCTGCGGGCCGCGCCGTCACCACGACCGTCGACGCCCGCACCGCCGCCCCCGACGACCGGATCTCCCTCACCGGCGCGCTGCGCGACGGCCGCCCCTGGACCGGCCCCGGCACCGCCGACCTGCACTGGCTGCGCTACGCCAACACCACGGAGGGCACCGCCGTCGGATACGTCTTCCTCGACACACCGAAGGTGCGGGTCACCCTCGACGAGGTCACCCGCAGCCGCCGCGTCGTCCGCACCGCCAACCCCGATGCCCCGGTGACCCGTTCGGTCCTCGGTGTCACCGTCGACGGGACGGCGGGCGCCCGGCCCGCACGCCTCGCCTACGCACTGGTGCCGAACGCCGGCGAGGCCGGGCTGCGCGCCCACCGCCATGGGCCGCTCAAGGTCCTCGCCAACTCCCGTCGCCTGCAGGCCGTCACGCACACAGGGCTCGGCCTGACGGCGGCCAACGCGTTCACGGGGGGGCGCCACGAGGCCGGTGGGCTCCGGGTGCACGGCCCCGCCTCGGTCCTCGTCCAGCGCGGAGGCCACCGCGGCGGCACTGTCCACGGCGGCACCGTCCGTGTCGCGGTGTCCGACCCGACGATGGACCGGGACACCGTGACGGTCCTGCTCCGCGGCCGCTCCCTGCGCGGGAGCGCCGGGGACCCGCAGGTCCGGGTGGACCGGGTCCCCGGCGGCACCCGCATCGAGGTGGACACGCACCACGCGTACGGAAGGAGCTTCACGGTCACGCTGACCGAGTGAACCCGCCGCCCTACGCGCATACCTGAATGTCCGTCACCCTTCCTCCACGCTGATGGCCTGCACCGGACACGCCCGTGCGGCCTCCCGCACCAACGGATCACCGCCGCCGTCCTGACGGCCGGGCAGCACCTCGCTGAGGCCGTCGTCGTCCTGGGTGAAGACGCCCGGCGCGGTGAGCGCGCACATGCCGGCGCCCACGCACCTGTCCTTCTCGACATGAATCACCATGTGCTCCACGCGGGTTCCTCCGCCCCTCACCAGGTGACGGGGAGTTCGAGCATCCCCTGGATCGTGTCGCCCGGCTTGAACGGGATGTCCTGCGGGGGCGCCGCGAGCCGCAGCCCCGGCAGGCGCTCGAAGAGGGTGCCGAGGGCGATCTCCAGCTCGGCGCGGGCGAGGTTCTGCCCCAGACACTGGTGGATGCCGAAGCCGAAGGCCAGGTGGTGCCGGTCCGGGCGGTGCCAGTCCAGGCCTTCGGGGCTGTCGAAGACCGTGTCGTCACGGTTGATGAGGGACGTGGCGAAGACGACGCCGTCGTCCACGCGGATGGTGCCCGCCGGGGTCTCGATCTCCTCCTTCGCCACCCGCAGCAGCCCGTCCGCGATGGACAGGAAGCGCAGCAGCTCCTCGACGGCGCCCGGCAGCAGCGGCGGATCGGCACGCAGGCCCGCCCGCAGTTCGGCCAGCCGGTCGGGGTGCTGGAGCAGCGTGAACGTGCCGAGCGAGATCATGTTCGCGGTCGTCTCGTGCCCGGCGATCAGCAGGATGGTGGCGAGCCGGACGAGCTCCTCCGGGTCCACCGCTCCGGACGCGAGCTGCTCGGTGATCAGCTCGTCGAGCAGCCCCTCACCGGGTTCCGCGCGCTTCTTGTCGATCAACTCGTAGAAATAGGCGTCCATCGCGTCCCGTGCCGCCTGGGTGTCCTCGGCGGTGGGGCCGCGCAGCAGCCGCCTCGACTGCTCCTCGAAGAATTCGTGGTCGCCGTAGGGCACCCCCAGCAGGGTGCAGATCACCATCGAGGGGACGGGCAGCGCGAAGGCGCTCACCAGCTCGGCGGGCGGCCCCTGTTCGGCCATCGCGTCCAGGAGCAGGTCGACCGTCGCCTGGATCTGCGGGCGCAGCGCCGCGATGCGCTTGACGGAGAAGCTGGGGATCAGCATGCGGCGCTGTACGTTGTGCTCCGGGTCGTCGACGCCGAGCAGGGCGATGCGGCGGTCACGGAGGCGGGCGAACCGTTCGGTCGGAGCGGGGAAGGCCTCGTTCTCGCGGTCGGCGGAGAGGCGTGGGTCGATGAGCAGCTCACGCGCCGCCGCCCGCCCGGTGACCAGCCACACGGAACGGCCGTCGAACAGCCTGACGCGGGAGAAGGGGAAGTCTTCGCGCAGCGGTTCGTACGCGGTGGGCGGGTGGTACGGGCACGTGCGGTCCTGGGGGAAGGCGATGGGTTTGGTGGGCTTCGTTGTCTCCGTCATGGAAGTACCTCGCAAGCGCAGTTCGTCCCTGATCCACTCCCCATTGGATGGCTGAGGCAACTAATTCGTCCACGACAAGACCGGCCAGATCGCCGGGCGTCTGGAGTTGTCCGGAACCACACCCTCCGCTCAACCTGCCTGCGTCCACCGGCCGGTGACGGCGCCGGGACAGCTGCGCGACGGCTGCGGGGTGCTCGGCGCCTGTCCACGAGGCCGCCCCACGAGGGCCGGGGCAGCCCTCACGGGCGCCGTGACTGCCTGCTGAAGGGCACGTTCCGGCCGAGTACGCGTACCGCCGTGCGAAGATCCGGATCGACCGCGCGGCCACTGTGGAGGACGAGGATGTTCGCGATACCCCTGGGAGACGGAGCGGAACTGTGCCCGCTGGAACCGTGGCAGGCCGAGGAGTTCCTCGCCCACATGGACCGCGGCCGCGACTACATCGGACGCTACGTCGGACTCCCCGACATCACCGCCGACCTGGACTCCGCACGCGCCTGGCTCCAGCGCTACGCCGACAAGACGGCCGCCGACACCGGCCGCGTCCACGGCATCCGGCTCGAAGGACGCCTCGTCGGCGGCGTCCTGCTCCGCGCGTTCGACGCGGCGTCGGGCACGTGCGAGGCGGGCTGCTGGCTGGAACCGGACGCGGCGGGGCGCGGACTGGTCACGCGTGCGGTACGTGTCGTCATCGACTGGGCGATCGAGGCGCGCGGCATGCACCGCGTGGAGTGGCGGGTGGCCCCCGAGAACACCCCGAGCATCAACGTCGCCAAGCGCCTCGGCATGACCCGCGAGGGCTGCCTGCGCGAGGACGACCCCTACCGGGGGGTGCGGCAGGACACGGAGATCTGGTCGGTGCCGGCACGGGAGTGGCGTGCGGGGGGCAGGGCGTGAGACGGGGTGTGTGAGGTGGAGGAAGCGCGTGCGGGGCGCGGGGCGGAAGGAGCGCGTGCGGGGCAGACGCGCCCGCCCGCCCCCGGGACGGGCACGGTCGATGCGGAGTACGCGCATCCGCGCCTCGCCGCCCTCTACGACGTGTTCGACCCCGACCGTTCCGACCTCGACGCGTACGTCGCCATGGCGGAGATGTCCGGCGCGCGTCGGGTCCTCGACGTCGGCTGCGGCACCGGTGTCCTCGCGCTGAAGCTCGCCGCGCGTGGCATCGACGTCGTGGGCGTCGACCCGGCCGCCGCGTCACTGGACGTCGCCCGTGCCAAGCCCGGTGCCGAACGCGTGCGCTGGATCCACGGCGACGCCTCGTCGCTCCCGCCGCTGCGGGTCGACCTGGTCACCATGACGGCGAACGTCGCCCAGCAGATCACCGATCCGGAAGCGTGGCGGCAGACCCTGCGGGCGGCACGCGAAGCGCTGCGCCCGGGTGGCCGCCTGGTCTTCGAGACGAGGGTCCCGGCCCGGCGCGCCTGGGAGACGTGGAACCGGGAGGCCTCGTACCGCGTGACCCGGATTCCGGGCGTCGGGGCGATCGAGAGCTGGGTCGAGGTGCCCGCGGTGGACGGGCCGCTGGTGTCGTACCGCTGGACCTACGTCTTCGAGGCGGACGGACAGGTGCTGACGTCGGACTCGACGCTGCGCTTCCGCGAGCGGGAGGAGGTGGAGACGGAACTGACGGCCCAGGGGTTCGTGGTGGACGAGATCCGTGACGCCCCGGACCGGCCGGGGCGGGAGTACGTGTTCGTGGCGCGGTAACCGGGAGATCAGGAGCGGCCCATGTCCGCGTAGAGCGCTATCTGGATCCCCAGCCCGACGACAGCGGCGCTCTCGGCGAGGGAGACGGTGACCAGCGGCCACGTGAGATGGCCGTGGATCCAGAAGACGGTCAGGGCGGCCGCGGGATTGACGCAGAAGGCCAGCAGGTCCACGGCGAGCTGCAGTCTCTTGCGGGAGCCGCGCCGCCGGTCCCCGCGGTGGGCCGCCTCCCACCCGAAGACGCCGTCGCCCACCACGGCGGAGAGGGCGGGCGTCAGCTCGGTACGGATGTACTGGCCGATGGCGGAGATCTTCTCGTCGTTCACCAGGTAGGTCCAGCCCAGGAGGACGGAGAGGGGCGGCAGGAGCAGCAGCAGCGCCGTGCGACTGGTGGACGGGATCGTCGCGGCGATCACGGCGGCGGTGGCGGCCAGCATGGCGTAGATGAGGTTGTCCCTGAGGGTGATCCGGCTCTTCTGCTCTGCCTTCAGCTGCTCGTACTCCACGAGGAGCACGCGCCCCGGCGTCACCTCCTCCGGTTCCGTCATCCCGCGAGGTGGGGGAGGAGAGAGCTGAACACGAACGCCGCGTTCCTGGCGGCGAGCTCGTGGTGGCCGTCGTTCTTGTCCGCGTCCGCCGCGTCGGAGATCCCGCGGACGACGAGCCACGCGTGTGCGGCGTCGGTCCCGCCGAGGGACGCGTGCACGGCCGTCGCGAGGCCCGCGCCCTCCGTCTCCACGGCGAGGATCTTCTCGTTGTACTCGCGAAGGTAGTGGCGCTCATCGGCCCGTACGTCCGCGAGGACGGCCTCACCCGACCCGATCGGGCCGCGCAGCGCACGGTGGCCGGGGGAGTGGGGCAGCGGCCAGGGCTCACCGTGTGCCGTGAAGAAGCCGTTGACGGCGTGCTGGACGCCCGCCGTCACCGCGTGGGCCCGGCCCCGGCGCAGCACGCCGTCCGGAGTCACCTTGCGCGGCTCGTAGTGGATCACCTCCTGCGCGACGACGACATCGCCCAGGAGCGCGTCAGGGTGGATGGAGCCGGCGATGCCCACGAGGACGACCAGGCGTGGGGCGTACTCCCTGCGCAGCTCCTCGACCGTGCCGCCGGCGGAGTGCTGGCCCGGTAGCAGGGACTGGGTGACGACCAGGCGCACCGTCCGCCCCGAGTGCTCGCGGGTGAACTCGTGGAAGACGGCGCCCTGCCGGGTGCGGGCCTCGGCGTGCGAGCCCCACTTCGAGAGTTCGTCGAGGACGGCGCGGGTCTCCACACTGAGCACGGTGACGACGCCCGCGTCCCATGCCGGTGCGGCCCGCGCGGGATCCTGCGGGGCGGCGGGCCCGGCCACCGGAGCGACACCGTGCTGCGTCACGCTCGTGCCCGTGCCCATGGCGACGGCGCCGCTGATGGTGACGTTCCCGCTGCCGCTGTTCTCGATCCCGTAATTGCTCATGCTCAACCGGTCCCGCTCGTGTGCATGACGAATCCCCCCGGGGTCACTTGGATACGCTCGTGTTCACGCCCATCGCCGTGTCCCCCAACTCCACGTTGCCGGAACCCGTGTTGATGACCCCGTTGTTGAGGATGGCGGTGGCCCGTTGCAGGAACTCCGTGGTGTCGACGCCGTGTTCCCTCAAGAACTCCCCGACCGTGGCGAGCAGTCGGCGTTCGATGACCTTGGAATGCTTGGCGACGTCGAAGGTCTGGAAGTAGCTCTCGTCGGCTTCGATGGAGGCCAGTTCCCGTGCGCTGAGCTCGGCGCCGATGTTGTTGCCGCGCTTGAGGCTCGCCGCCGTCGCGTCGGGTGCCGCGCCCAGTGAGCCGAGGAGGAGCGACGCGGCGCCCAGCAGCCGTACCGGGGCGAGGGAGACCACGGGCAGGTTCCGGAGGCCGGTGAAGGCGGCCCGGACCACCGCCATGCGCCCCGTCCTGCCGACGACGTCGATCGCGTGGTACTCCAGCCGTGTCGGCGCGAGCCCGCAGGTGGTGAACTCGATGTAGAGGGTGCGCCCTTGCAGTGACACATGGACGAAGATCGTCGTCACCAGGTCGCCGCCCCACGACTCCACCCGGCAGGTCAGGTAGTGGCGGGCGGTCTCGGTCGGACTGTCGAGCATGCGTCGCACCATGTCGGAGTTCGGGGTGTCCGTGAGCTCACGCGCGTAGCCCATCGCGTAACGGCCCTCCACGAAAAGGGAGTCGGTCACCATGAGCCCCGGCAGCCTCGTCTCGGGGTCGTCCTCCGTGCCCAACGCGGTGATGGCCCGCCGCAGTTCCTCCACGAGGTCCCAGGTGGGGAACGGCTTCTTCGTGAACTCCACGTCCTTCTCGCCGCCGATCCCCTTGGTCTCGACGAGACGCTGGGCGAAGGACCAGGTACCCAGGCGCCGACCGCTGCCGATGAACGGCACCTCCGCGGTGTAGACCACCATCGGATGCCGCTGCTGGCCGTCGATGACGGAGAGCCGCCGGTTCATCCGCAGCGGCCGCTCCGCCTCCAGCCCCGCTCGCAGCCCGTTCAGTGCGAGCTGGCGCAGCACCGACACCGTCGCGAGCACGAGACAGAGGACCAGGATGATCACGGCGGCCACGGTGAAACCCCGGGGCCCGTCGGTCGCGACCACGATGGCGACGGCCACGACCGTGGCCAGCGCCGCGGCGACGAGCCCTCTCGCGTGGGCCCTGGGCGGTCCGTCACCGGTGCGGCCGGAGGAGCGCGCGGCGAACGAGACGAGGAGCGTGAGGTCGACGAGCACCGCCGTGGCGAGGAACGCGGCGGCGGGCCGGGCGGCGTAGGCCACACCGAGGACCGCGACGATCAGGGCGTTCGCCGCTGTCGCGAGCCACCAGGCGCGCCAGGCGTGCGCGAGGACGGGCACCAGGTCGTAGCCGTAGGAGGGCGCGACGCGGCGTTTCCGTGCGTTGTAGACCTGCTGGATGACGGCGGTGCGGTACTCGGCGTCCAGGTACACGCCCGCGCACATGCGTCGCGTGGCGGCCCGGTCCTGCTGACCCGACGCCCCCACGGGCGTCTC
This window encodes:
- a CDS encoding GNAT family N-acetyltransferase, which translates into the protein MFAIPLGDGAELCPLEPWQAEEFLAHMDRGRDYIGRYVGLPDITADLDSARAWLQRYADKTAADTGRVHGIRLEGRLVGGVLLRAFDAASGTCEAGCWLEPDAAGRGLVTRAVRVVIDWAIEARGMHRVEWRVAPENTPSINVAKRLGMTREGCLREDDPYRGVRQDTEIWSVPAREWRAGGRA
- a CDS encoding class I SAM-dependent methyltransferase; the encoded protein is MFDPDRSDLDAYVAMAEMSGARRVLDVGCGTGVLALKLAARGIDVVGVDPAAASLDVARAKPGAERVRWIHGDASSLPPLRVDLVTMTANVAQQITDPEAWRQTLRAAREALRPGGRLVFETRVPARRAWETWNREASYRVTRIPGVGAIESWVEVPAVDGPLVSYRWTYVFEADGQVLTSDSTLRFREREEVETELTAQGFVVDEIRDAPDRPGREYVFVAR
- a CDS encoding ferredoxin, with amino-acid sequence MVIHVEKDRCVGAGMCALTAPGVFTQDDDGLSEVLPGRQDGGGDPLVREAARACPVQAISVEEG
- a CDS encoding 5'-methylthioadenosine/S-adenosylhomocysteine nucleosidase encodes the protein MSNYGIENSGSGNVTISGAVAMGTGTSVTQHGVAPVAGPAAPQDPARAAPAWDAGVVTVLSVETRAVLDELSKWGSHAEARTRQGAVFHEFTREHSGRTVRLVVTQSLLPGQHSAGGTVEELRREYAPRLVVLVGIAGSIHPDALLGDVVVAQEVIHYEPRKVTPDGVLRRGRAHAVTAGVQHAVNGFFTAHGEPWPLPHSPGHRALRGPIGSGEAVLADVRADERHYLREYNEKILAVETEGAGLATAVHASLGGTDAAHAWLVVRGISDAADADKNDGHHELAARNAAFVFSSLLPHLAG
- a CDS encoding cytochrome P450 yields the protein MTETTKPTKPIAFPQDRTCPYHPPTAYEPLREDFPFSRVRLFDGRSVWLVTGRAAARELLIDPRLSADRENEAFPAPTERFARLRDRRIALLGVDDPEHNVQRRMLIPSFSVKRIAALRPQIQATVDLLLDAMAEQGPPAELVSAFALPVPSMVICTLLGVPYGDHEFFEEQSRRLLRGPTAEDTQAARDAMDAYFYELIDKKRAEPGEGLLDELITEQLASGAVDPEELVRLATILLIAGHETTANMISLGTFTLLQHPDRLAELRAGLRADPPLLPGAVEELLRFLSIADGLLRVAKEEIETPAGTIRVDDGVVFATSLINRDDTVFDSPEGLDWHRPDRHHLAFGFGIHQCLGQNLARAELEIALGTLFERLPGLRLAAPPQDIPFKPGDTIQGMLELPVTW
- a CDS encoding polysaccharide lyase family 8 super-sandwich domain-containing protein yields the protein MEISRRRLLSAMSAMSVASATSATSVLSAAGLMAVVPAGPASAVAGAEGRARLVANTVAVFAGTAESNARPETAAKLAAMERTARANLKAMDDAREGELFAGLVLGTDEANLNTAYRRLYEIALATRAPGLPADLYGSTTVQRRALDGLAWLHERHYGDQSKGYYGNWFHWEIGISQHISKTLVLLADAVSAHRPALLPTYVASMDAYLRNGTDGDVDLDSRFHTGANLADITTNRILQGALLGEPGEARIRKALTDQLTVFATIDPYRLEHGVTDGHYADGSFIQHSSVAYTGSYGKGLLTRVVQTLKILDGTGFAHGEELVPTVYGWVRNGFAPLIFEGWMMEIVKGRAVSRPDSGYTDVATVVEAVVDLSSLASGPTATALKSYVKHVRTASRAPLDPARFVSPVSVVRYADILDDTAVPPADLNPAARSVAFNAMDRTVHRRPGYAFALARSSDRVSKYEYMNGENLMPWFQGDGAYYLYLSGQDQSRAYGVDHYTTVSPYGLAGVTAPVEQRRTVPELYGKPYYDNPGHPLGFTPSSESQNKYVYFPRGTNRFSGGAVLGAYGAAGMVQSSDVAYRDRALLPDDFVVHRAATATKSWFLFDDEIVVLAADVGDAAGRAVTTTVDARTAAPDDRISLTGALRDGRPWTGPGTADLHWLRYANTTEGTAVGYVFLDTPKVRVTLDEVTRSRRVVRTANPDAPVTRSVLGVTVDGTAGARPARLAYALVPNAGEAGLRAHRHGPLKVLANSRRLQAVTHTGLGLTAANAFTGGRHEAGGLRVHGPASVLVQRGGHRGGTVHGGTVRVAVSDPTMDRDTVTVLLRGRSLRGSAGDPQVRVDRVPGGTRIEVDTHHAYGRSFTVTLTE